One stretch of Rosistilla oblonga DNA includes these proteins:
- the recO gene encoding DNA repair protein RecO has translation MSSEKTEAIILRIVPFSESSVVLTMLTRDFGKISALAKGAYRPKSAFEGAIDLGCHCRVVFIKKSSDALDLLTEAKLERRFRAANKSLPQLYVGYYIFELLRELTESDEPHPDLFDLSLWTLKKIDSADLIPGELLDLVATFELQALKTLGHAPSMDVCATCGKTVADAARVAFGMISGGVLCDACRPRSRQVVMLSKQARDAMRQRIDEPGGARSANQTQKNQLNGELRGVLRRYMSHHVGHELKMPRLIDGIRVRG, from the coding sequence ATGTCCAGCGAAAAAACGGAGGCTATCATTCTCCGCATCGTCCCGTTCAGCGAATCGAGCGTCGTGTTGACGATGCTGACGCGGGATTTCGGAAAGATTTCGGCGCTCGCCAAAGGAGCCTATCGCCCCAAAAGTGCTTTCGAAGGCGCGATTGACCTGGGTTGCCATTGTCGCGTAGTGTTCATCAAGAAGTCCTCGGATGCCTTGGATCTATTGACCGAAGCCAAACTGGAACGCCGGTTTCGCGCGGCCAATAAATCGTTGCCACAACTGTACGTTGGCTACTACATCTTTGAACTTCTGCGGGAACTGACCGAATCGGATGAACCCCATCCCGATCTGTTCGACCTGTCGTTGTGGACGTTAAAAAAGATCGATAGCGCCGACCTGATCCCCGGCGAACTATTGGACCTCGTAGCGACCTTTGAATTGCAAGCTTTAAAAACACTTGGACACGCTCCGTCGATGGACGTCTGCGCCACCTGTGGCAAGACGGTCGCGGACGCTGCGCGCGTCGCCTTCGGGATGATCAGCGGCGGCGTGTTATGCGATGCTTGCCGCCCTCGATCGCGGCAGGTTGTAATGCTTTCAAAGCAGGCGCGCGACGCGATGCGACAGCGAATCGACGAACCGGGCGGAGCTCGTTCAGCAAACCAAACTCAGAAAAACCAACTAAACGGCGAACTACGCGGCGTACTGCGTCGATATATGTCGCATCACGTCGGACATGAATTAAAGATGCCTCGATTGATCGACGGCATCCGCGTCCGGGGGTAG
- a CDS encoding tetratricopeptide repeat protein: MRMNIYTLLAIGLIAVPGCQSFQNTPWSDGLVAQELPPPTEATDADQIAEIEDKRNPAVALTDYVTGKGPANRPKARELYREGEALFEQAAAAEGKPRMKQFRQAAASFIKASKEWKDSALEEDALMMAGESYFFADDFPEADKMYGELLESHPRSRHIDRVVARRFEIAKYWLAVDKQSPQILPVNLTDHRLPALDVDGSGIKLLDQIRYDAPTGKLADDATMAAGLEYFERQKWTTADGFFSDLRESFPDSDHQFNAHLFGLKCKLKIYQGPKYSGTVLNEADDLVKRMQRHFATELQKPENRELVSKAAAEIDHLLAERLYSRAQFRELRSEHGAAKFYYRQLIQDHPKTSYADTARERLTAIEGKPDTPPQRLAWLHKMFPDSEPAKPIMVGNPSNMLR, translated from the coding sequence ATGCGAATGAATATCTACACGCTGCTCGCGATCGGATTGATTGCCGTCCCCGGCTGCCAATCTTTTCAAAATACTCCGTGGAGCGATGGCCTGGTGGCACAAGAGCTTCCTCCGCCAACGGAAGCCACCGACGCCGATCAGATCGCTGAGATCGAAGACAAACGCAACCCCGCGGTCGCTTTGACCGACTACGTCACCGGCAAGGGACCAGCGAATCGCCCCAAAGCGCGGGAACTGTATCGCGAGGGTGAGGCGTTGTTCGAACAAGCCGCCGCCGCCGAGGGCAAACCGCGGATGAAACAGTTCCGCCAAGCTGCCGCTTCGTTCATCAAAGCCTCCAAGGAATGGAAGGATTCGGCGCTCGAAGAGGATGCGCTGATGATGGCCGGCGAAAGCTACTTCTTTGCCGACGACTTCCCCGAAGCCGACAAGATGTATGGCGAGCTGTTGGAGAGTCATCCGCGCAGCCGGCACATCGATCGCGTCGTCGCTCGCCGGTTCGAGATCGCCAAATATTGGCTGGCTGTCGACAAGCAGAGTCCGCAGATTCTGCCGGTCAACCTGACCGACCACCGCTTGCCGGCGCTGGACGTCGACGGTTCGGGAATCAAACTCTTGGATCAGATTCGCTACGACGCCCCGACCGGAAAACTGGCCGATGATGCCACGATGGCTGCCGGCCTGGAATACTTCGAACGCCAGAAGTGGACCACCGCCGACGGCTTCTTTTCGGATCTGCGGGAATCGTTCCCCGACAGCGATCACCAATTTAATGCGCACCTGTTTGGGCTGAAGTGCAAACTGAAGATCTACCAGGGGCCGAAGTACAGCGGCACCGTCCTCAACGAAGCTGACGACCTTGTCAAACGGATGCAGCGTCACTTTGCCACCGAATTGCAAAAGCCGGAGAACCGCGAACTTGTTAGCAAAGCGGCTGCCGAGATCGATCACCTGCTAGCCGAACGACTCTATTCGCGAGCCCAGTTCCGCGAGCTACGCTCCGAACACGGTGCGGCGAAGTTTTATTACCGCCAGTTGATCCAAGACCATCCCAAGACCAGTTATGCCGATACAGCTCGCGAACGTTTGACGGCGATCGAAGGGAAACCCGACACGCCGCCGCAACGCCTGGCTTGGTTGCACAAAATGTTCCCCGACAGCGAGCCGGCGAAACCGATCATGGTCGGCAATCCAAGCAACATGCTTAGGTAA
- the lptE gene encoding LPS assembly lipoprotein LptE, translating to MFDNSRTLWLGCVCLLVTAGGCAGYQLGNQSLYRNDVRTVYVPVIRNDSFRHDLGVRLTEAVQKAIEQRTPFKVTGDPSADSVLTCRVIADSKQVLTETNTDEPRALDNAVAVQASWVNRQGTVLMENRILPPGQLAFYFRQSSRMVPEAGQTGATAFQESIDDLANQIVTQMQIRW from the coding sequence TTGTTTGATAACTCCCGCACCCTGTGGCTCGGCTGCGTCTGCCTGCTGGTAACCGCTGGCGGCTGCGCGGGCTACCAGTTGGGAAATCAGTCGCTCTACCGCAACGACGTCCGCACGGTCTACGTTCCGGTGATCCGAAACGATTCGTTCCGCCACGACCTGGGCGTTCGGTTGACCGAAGCGGTCCAGAAGGCGATCGAACAGCGAACGCCATTTAAAGTCACCGGCGATCCGAGCGCCGACAGCGTGCTCACCTGCCGCGTGATCGCCGACAGCAAACAAGTTTTGACCGAAACCAATACCGACGAACCGCGAGCTCTCGACAACGCCGTCGCCGTTCAAGCCAGCTGGGTCAATCGCCAGGGAACCGTATTGATGGAAAACCGGATCCTCCCGCCCGGCCAACTGGCGTTCTATTTTCGGCAGAGCAGCCGGATGGTTCCCGAAGCGGGCCAAACCGGTGCCACCGCGTTCCAAGAGTCGATCGACGATCTAGCAAATCAGATCGTCACCCAGATGCAGATCCGTTGGTAG